The following are from one region of the Hymenobacter radiodurans genome:
- a CDS encoding nuclear transport factor 2 family protein, with protein MEASDSKQLVQAYIEAYNRFDVDGMVRHLHEEVEFRNIANGEVNLTTTGKESFRQQAEKAKQYFSQREQRVTDWQIADNRVEVLIDYTAVAAMEFPNGLKQGDTLQLKGKSVFQFAGGQITSIDDIS; from the coding sequence ATGGAAGCCTCTGATTCTAAACAACTCGTTCAAGCTTACATCGAAGCATACAACCGCTTCGATGTAGACGGGATGGTGCGCCATCTGCACGAGGAGGTGGAGTTCAGAAACATTGCCAACGGCGAGGTTAATTTGACTACAACTGGCAAAGAAAGTTTCCGCCAGCAAGCAGAGAAGGCCAAGCAGTATTTCTCCCAGCGGGAACAGCGCGTCACGGATTGGCAGATAGCTGATAACCGCGTAGAAGTGCTGATTGACTATACCGCAGTGGCCGCCATGGAATTCCCCAATGGTTTGAAGCAGGGCGACACATTGCAACTAAAGGGTAAGTCAGTGTTTCAGTTTGCCGGCGGTCAGATTACTTCCATTGACGATATCAGCTAA